A section of the Oncorhynchus keta strain PuntledgeMale-10-30-2019 chromosome 15, Oket_V2, whole genome shotgun sequence genome encodes:
- the LOC118395099 gene encoding atypical chemokine receptor 4-like has product MDLVEDYDYYDNLTLNYSYEDYHTVCEKADVRSFAGLFLPVVYSVCVAVGLAGNSLVLSVYAYHKRLRRTMMDAFLVHLAVADLLLLLTLPFWAADAGRGWELGLPLCKLVSACYTINFTCCMLLLACVSMDRYLASIRAEGRNQGRLGRVFTRAHYGKVCLGVWAVAFLLGLPDLLFSAVSKTSGRRVCLAVYPPSLAQEVKACLEMVEVLLGFLVPLLVMTWCYFNVGRALGRLPVESRGRRLSAIRVLLVVVGVFVVTQLPYNAVKICRAMDSTYTLVTHCGVSKALDRAAQVTESLALTHCCLNPLLYAFLGSSFRKHVLKAAKAFGGRTRRREEQAVEMSFNNSHAASQETSAFSI; this is encoded by the coding sequence ATGGATCTGGTCGAGGACTACGATTACTATGACAACCTAACCCTGAACTACAGCTATGAGGACTACCACACTGTGTGTGAGAAGGCTGACGTGCGCTCCTTCGCTGGACTCTTCCTCCCTGTGGTGTACTCAGTCTGTGTGGCAGTTGGGCTAGCCGGGAACTCCCTGGTGCTATCTGTCTACGCCTACCATAAACGTCTGAGGAGAACCATGATGGACGCCTTCCTAGTCCACCTGGCCGTAGccgacctcctcctcctcctaaccctgCCCTTTTGGGCTGCAGACGCGGGGCGGGGCTGGGAGCTGGGCCTGCCTCTCTGTAAGCTAGTCTCTGCCTGCTACACCATCAACTTCACCTGCTGCATGCTGCTGCTTGCTTGTGTTAGCATGGACCGCTACCTAGCATCTATTAGAGCGGAGGGAAGGAACCAGGGAAGGCTAGGCAGGGTCTTCACCCGGGCTCACTATGGGAAGGTCTGCCTGGGGGTGTGGGCTGTGGCTTTCCTCCTGGGTCTTCCAGACCTGCTGTTCTCCGCGGTGAGCAAGACCTCCGGGAGAAGGGTCTGTTTGGCTGTCTACCCGCCCAGTCTGGCCCAGGAGGTCAAGGCCTGCCTAGAGATGGTGGAGGTGCTGTTGGGATTCCTGGTGCCGCTCCTGGTGATGACGTGGTGTTACTTTAACGTTGGGCGTGCATTGGGGCGACTCCCAGTGGAGAGTAGGGGGAGGAGGCTGAGCGCTATCCGGGTGTTACTGGTCGTGGTGGGGGTGTTCGTGGTCACCCAGCTGCCCTACAACGCTGTGAAGATATGCCGGGCGATGGACTCTACCTACACGCTGGTGACCCACTGCGGTGTGAGTAAGGCCCTGGACCGGGCGGCGCAGGTCACTGAGAGCCTGGCTCTGACCCACTGCTGTCTCAACCCACTACTCTACGCCTTCCTAGGGTCCTCCTTTAGAAAACATGTACTGAAAGCAGCCAAGGCATTTGGAGGAAGGACAAGGAGAAGGGAGGAGCAAGCTGTGGAGATGTCCTTCAACAACTCTCATGCCGCCTCACAGGAGACAAGTGCCTTCTCCATATGA